A genomic region of Deltaproteobacteria bacterium contains the following coding sequences:
- a CDS encoding Gfo/Idh/MocA family oxidoreductase translates to MMNFLIIGLGSMGKRRVRCFKALGITTVAGFDQREDRRLESKEKYGIQTFADIEQAIREFKPTAFIISVPPDAHHVYMKMAAEKGLHFFVEASVVDTDMNLIKELVKAKNIVAAPSATLTFHPAIKQIMAIMRSGDLGTISNIIFHSGQYLPDWHTYEKVSDYYVSNPATGGAREIVPFELSWLTHVLGFPQRVCGNVRKTINIEGAEKIDDTYNFLLDYEKCLATITIDVVSRNATRRLLVNGDQKQLLWDWNQNNIQIYDPKSGQWQTIEYQMMSAEAGYNPNIGENMYIDELKAFINAAEGKAPFINTMENDHNVLKLLYKVEESDKIGRYLEFEKWQS, encoded by the coding sequence ATGATGAATTTCTTAATTATCGGTTTAGGATCTATGGGAAAACGCAGGGTACGCTGTTTCAAGGCCCTTGGTATTACGACAGTTGCAGGCTTTGACCAGCGTGAGGACAGGCGTTTAGAAAGCAAAGAAAAATATGGGATTCAAACATTTGCCGATATTGAACAGGCAATCCGAGAATTCAAGCCTACCGCTTTTATCATTTCCGTCCCGCCGGATGCTCATCATGTTTACATGAAAATGGCCGCAGAAAAAGGATTACACTTTTTTGTTGAAGCCAGTGTCGTGGATACTGACATGAATTTGATAAAAGAGCTGGTGAAGGCAAAGAATATCGTTGCAGCGCCTTCAGCTACCTTGACTTTCCACCCGGCAATCAAACAGATCATGGCCATCATGAGGTCCGGCGATTTGGGAACGATATCCAACATCATTTTCCACTCCGGTCAGTATCTTCCCGATTGGCACACCTACGAGAAGGTCAGCGATTATTACGTCTCCAATCCGGCAACTGGCGGAGCGCGGGAAATTGTGCCCTTTGAGTTGTCTTGGCTGACGCACGTCCTGGGCTTTCCCCAGCGCGTGTGCGGCAACGTGCGGAAAACAATCAACATCGAAGGTGCGGAAAAAATAGATGACACCTATAATTTCCTCCTCGATTATGAAAAATGTCTGGCAACGATCACGATTGACGTCGTATCCCGCAACGCCACGCGGAGGCTCTTGGTCAACGGCGATCAAAAACAATTACTCTGGGATTGGAACCAAAATAATATTCAGATTTACGATCCGAAAAGCGGACAATGGCAGACCATCGAGTATCAGATGATGAGTGCTGAGGCGGGATATAATCCGAACATCGGCGAAAATATGTACATTGATGAGTTGAAGGCGTTCATCAATGCCGCGGAAGGCAAGGCTCCATTCATTAATACGATGGAAAACGATCACAATGTGTTGAAGTTGCTGTATAAGGTTGAGGAATCGGATAAAATTGGACGTTATCTTGAATTTGAAAAATGGCAATCATAA
- a CDS encoding nucleotidyltransferase family protein yields MKNYYISPDASLIECMRNMDITGAGIALAVDTEFRLIGTISDGDVRKALVKGCSLDSSVSPHINRSCFYVLPSVPRAEVLDVMQARRFGQVPIVDEQGKVIGLHLLHDILGRVALPNWAIVMAGGQGVRLRPLTENIPKPMIRVAGRPILERIVLHLVSYGIRRIFLSVNHLAHVIEDYFKDGSKYGAKIEYLHEDEPLGSGGAISLLPKIPEQALLVMNGDLIVDTNFTEMIQFHSQNDFYATMGIHPYLHQVPYGCIEIQNNRLAGLEEKPILEKMVNAGIYVLSPQAISAIPKNTYFPITTLFEDAIKNNLVCGTFPVEKEWLDIGSPQQLRQARGEL; encoded by the coding sequence ATGAAAAATTATTATATCAGTCCAGACGCCAGCCTTATCGAATGTATGCGAAACATGGACATCACCGGTGCCGGTATTGCGCTTGCGGTTGACACTGAATTCAGGCTGATAGGGACAATATCTGACGGCGATGTCCGGAAGGCTTTGGTGAAAGGTTGCTCCCTGGATAGTTCTGTATCCCCGCACATAAATCGAAGCTGCTTTTATGTGCTGCCAAGTGTACCCAGAGCCGAAGTATTGGATGTCATGCAGGCCAGAAGATTTGGGCAGGTTCCAATCGTTGATGAACAGGGCAAAGTGATTGGGCTTCATCTTCTGCACGATATCCTGGGGCGTGTCGCACTGCCAAATTGGGCGATTGTGATGGCAGGCGGACAAGGGGTAAGACTGCGGCCATTGACTGAAAATATACCCAAACCAATGATTAGGGTTGCAGGCAGGCCTATACTGGAACGGATCGTCCTGCACCTTGTCAGTTATGGAATCCGTCGAATCTTTCTTTCAGTCAACCATTTGGCACATGTGATTGAGGACTATTTTAAAGATGGTTCAAAATATGGTGCAAAGATTGAATACCTTCACGAGGATGAACCTCTTGGCTCCGGCGGCGCCATTTCCCTTTTACCGAAGATCCCTGAGCAAGCTTTGCTGGTCATGAACGGAGACTTGATTGTTGATACCAATTTTACCGAAATGATCCAATTTCACAGTCAAAACGATTTTTACGCTACAATGGGGATACATCCCTATTTGCACCAAGTGCCCTATGGATGTATCGAAATACAAAATAATAGATTGGCAGGCTTGGAGGAAAAACCTATTCTTGAAAAAATGGTGAATGCGGGAATCTACGTGCTGTCACCACAGGCTATATCCGCCATTCCAAAGAATACCTATTTTCCCATTACGACGCTGTTCGAAGATGCCATCAAGAATAATCTGGTCTGTGGAACCTTTCCCGTAGAAAAGGAGTGGCTTGATATTGGGTCCCCCCAGCAACTACGGCAGGCGCGGGGTGAATTGTGA